The DNA segment CcactttttaaaatatggagaaatgaattatgaaggttttaaaaaaaatattaaaagttTAAAATTCAAATGGCCAAAAGATGCAATATTTCcatcatataatatttttttatttgaaaaaggACTAAGTAAAAATTCTGATTCTCCACAAATTAGAACAAAAGtagaaaattatttacaattaCAAGATATAAATGAACATGTTTTGAAAACATGTTTTTATTGTTTTGGTAATGGAAAGGAATATATAACTGCTTATGATGTTCTTGATACTTTTCGAGAGTGgcataaaaatgaaaaaaaaaaaaaaaattttaaaaataatgaaaaagaagGCGATTATATAGATTggtttgtttttaaaaataaaatcgatTTATGTGCAATTAAAATGCACGAATcagtataatttttttttttttaattttatttaggaaaaaaaatataactaccataaataatttttgaagaaatatattactaACATTACTAACTGCCTAATGTGtgcaaaattattatcaaattaaaaaaaaggaaataataaatcacgatattatttaatttcgTACGATTCCCTAAGCTATACaaataacaaaattttaCTATTTGAATTCATTTTAATTGCTTCCCTCTTTTTTTCATGTTTGTTTTGTTCCACAACGGTTTAAGACAAAGCTCGcgtttttttcatttctcattttgcaatttttttcattttttatttttttcattttttatttttcattttgtaatttttttcatttttcattttccatTTTCCATTTTCCATTTTCCATTTTCCATTTTCCATCTTTCTCATTTTCCATTTTCGCGGGCCGCAGTGAGCGCCGCCCCTCCCCACTCGTTAAACATTCCAAATTgttaaaatgtataattaaaaaaaattagtaatAGTTTTCTACATTGctaaacaataaaaatgcatatcttcttcatttttaaaaataaaaaaatgtggaTAATGTTTTGCTATCAAAAATGGGGGAGATCAATAAAAataggaaataaaataattaaaggAAACCAAAatgtggaaaaaaaatatatattaataatttttataaatataataatgtatatgaaaaaatataaataattcaaataacaTAAAACATTATAAATGCTATATATATCCTTCAACTTGGCcaaaaaaatgttaactaaaaattgttatgtaataccacacacacatatatataatactattCTTAAGTATGTGTGTAGTCATGTAATCTGTCTATTCCTACATATGTATTACACATATATTTCTTCATATGTGTGCATATGTATTAGTACTTATGCTttgtgatatatatataataatataaattattaaataaaaaaaaaaaaaattgaattataatttttaacaaaaatttCACAActaaaaaatcataaaaatgtgaagataaaaacataaaaatgtgaagataaaaacataaaaatgtggaaataaaaacataaaaatgtgaaaataaaaacagaAAAATAAGAATAGTATAATAATACTACTTAAAGAATAACAAAGAATTAAAATAggaaaaaattgtaatagaattttatttttaatcaaAGTATTCTCAACATTTCATACCATTATAAGGGTaaaagatattttatttttttcgcaTTTTAACATGATTTAATTGGTATGTAATTTATATGATAGTAATAAATGaagtcatttttttttgttcagaattttttctttgctactattatttttatatgaaggtGTATATTGAAAATCCTTTTTTGTGAATCTTAAAATAGATGCACCAAACATATAAATAGAACCAAAATTTTCTAACCATATAGATTTATATAATGCATGTGATCCGATTgtagaattaataataatttcagACCACACtgaattttcaaaattataaaaaaataaatcgtTTTTTGGTAGTGTTGAATTTTTACATTCACCTCCTATTATGAACATATAATCATTTATGATAATACTACTATGTCGATATCTTTTTTCTGGTATATTTCCTTTACCAATAATTTCAAAACATGTATTTGattcaatattatataaaaataagttattacaaaaatttaaatttattttatttttattaaaactataataatttattcctccaaatatatataaattatttttataataattacatGTATGACCTGCTCTTCTACCTAGCCATTTcaccttttttatttttatattcttttttataatttcacatatatatttgcattttccatttttccTGCAACTAATACAGCTCACTTTCACTTGGTCGTTCTTCACATCGCCATTCTTTACTTCGCCATTTTTCACCTCGCCACTTGCGTTTGAATTGCCAACGGAGCCAAGATCTACATTGCTACTGTTTCCTAAACAATTATTACTTTTTCCATCACTTAGTATACTTATCGAATCAAAAATGAGATTATACAAATTGTCTTTATCTTTATctttatctttattattatcattattattatcatcttgATCagtgttatttttattatactcttcaattgaatttttttttttttttttttttgaaacatTATTGCTTATTTCTAGTCCACTAAATAGCTGTTCATCGATGtaatgttcatttttatttccccCCAAATTTTTAGTAGAGTAATATTCTTTTATAGTTGTAATAGTTGGCGAgttcatattattactatttttttcgcACACACTAAGTTTGTCTTTTTTATTCACACGCCCACCATCTCCACCATTTTCACCACTTCCACCATTTTTTTCGCTAGGTATAAATGATTCGTAACACTCTACATTAAAATCGTATAATTTATGCCCTTCATTTGAATTAGTAAAGTTTTCGTAATTATTAACATGGTCATGTAAATTGCTATTTTCCACATGAACATGTTCATAATATTCTTcgtttatttcatatttatcaTCCACATTGTCACTTGTACATTCGTGCAATTCTATCCATttgttcatataaaaatcatatacatataaatcattatatataatatcaatatattcatttttttctttaattgtATTTCCTTTACcaccaaataaataaattaatgaacataatttttcattaacACTACAAAGTGAAAAATAGTCTCGtgcttttattatttgtttttttgaattttcatttttttcatcatcaaAAAATTCATCAAATTTAGATATCCCacttacatatatatattcatctgAGATTTCGCCTTCTCCCTTTTCTTTGCCGCTATCCATGCCCTCATTTTTACCACTTATACCACTTATGCaatttttaccatttttataatttttacaatttttacaatttttacaatttttaccagttttacaatttttaccAGTTTTACAATTTTCCATGTCATAGTTGTACATGCTTAATTCTGAGTTATAGCTTCCCTCTATATCagttttattaattaataaatctCCATGCTTATTTTTTACACATTGTTTGTTATATGATCGTGAACTagcatcattattatttttgccaaatttcataatatgttcttttttctttttttcatcaCTATTAATATCTgaattatttgatttttttttttcagaacTAGCTATAACTATTGCTCCGAAAAGAGtgttcatattattaatgTTAACTTTgcatatattcataaattgTGAATTGCTacttataataaataaataatcatttAAATAAACCATATCtgtataatttaaaaaagaaatattatttacatatttatgtaatacatattgtttttcatttatatttttcatatcaTACATATTTGTAATATCactgttatttttttttattgatatttcttcatatatatctaaaaatatgtaccagacattattatatggtgtgtataaataaatacacttttttattttatcaaaaatatatatattatcatttaacACACAAACACCATCACATCGATTTTTATAAACCTTTTTATCAAAtcctatattatatatattaaattcatAACATAATTTGCTATTTTCTATATTCGAGCTCATTTTTTCAATTCCACTATTATGttgtaaaattttattattattattcttgTCATTCTTGTCATTCTtgtcattattaatattactaTTACGGATATATAGCTTGCTATTATTCCTAATactattaattattttttttttttttttcgaatcTCTAATATTTCCTGACTTGTTCAGGTAACTAGCCATTGTTTCGTTCCTTTCATTATATTCTTCCTGACTATCTTCTgcatgttcatttttttttttgacatGTCTATCAAAATTTCTATCACTTACTACTAAAGTGTGTGCCGATGATTTTGATGAATGACTATTGTtactataattattattattattatcactgAAATGGCTAAtcaaattttcattttcaatattattataattatatgcattaatatttcgattatatatattcttgCTTTTGCtatacaaataatttattatattcataattACATTGCTTAGTATTTCAAAAGAAAGCggtaaattaaaatattatcaaattaaataagccgataatacaaaaaaaaaaagcgaaAATTTCTGCATGtgtaatatttgttttttatatttatttgtcttTGAActatttatgtattttaaatataataaactcCTTAATATGCTTGTATAagtcataatatatataactttatattttcatttttaaaataaaaatatgtgttGTAGTTCTCATTTAGTCAAAATCCTCCTTTTTTACGAGTCAcacacatatacatatatatttaagaagaaaatttataatactttttttttctggaATAATTTTAAGAAATTATTTCTATTAAAACGGTTTTGAAAATGGTGTGAGAATcctaataaataaataaatatatatatgtatatgtgtgCATAAAATAGAAATAGTACAAATTAGCAAAACCACGGATACTACaacttttaataattttgtaaataacGTATTGATAGCTTGTTTCTTTACATTCCATACATATTAGTCATATATGTATGATCTTATTAGTATATATTCAATTGCTCTATATACTAATACACTAAttcaattatataattttttacaataccattaaaagaatattaggtagaattataaatatgtattaaaaaataaaagttaataCACACTATATTAATGTTGCAgcatctttattttattatttaataaaaatgatgttTACACAATAAACCTTCtattagcattttttttttttttttttttttttttcatttcttcaGCAATCgttatagttatatatatctatcaATTAAGTATACAAATATTATGGTATGCGGGTATTTAATTTcattatcatatattttgaaaaatattccAAAATTATTGTAAAAATTTCACACGAAAAATGAGTATTATTTTCAGTAAAATTAATTAACTTTGGCATATATacttacatatttatattcgaacaaacttattttatattattaacaattaattataatatattatttttttttttttttttatcagatttttatatatactatcaATAACATAATAATAGGTATACATCAATACtatcatattaatattattattgtaataaaatttatttattatattagcgattttatatttttgtcatTAAAATGCGCTATATTTATGaggaataaatatttttataaatctttaaaaatatatcaaggtaaaattgtatattatttttttattctatatatatatatatacatacatatattatatgtgtaTAATTATTGTTTACAATTTAGCTATATTAAAGATATTTATATCCTTGTTaattttttggaaaaaattatatatctatttaggaaatttgtttattcattttttatttaattaacgttataaattaaaaattagtCACATCAATATAACTAAGAAAATTATCTAACCCTCTTGTATACAAAATTTTAGTATAACATATAATGGGCATACATATAATAGTTAACtatcaaaataaatgaaaaaaaaaaaaaaaaaaaaaagttttaatatattttgtaggACGCAATtaaagaattaataaaattattttataaaaaaaaaaataatacatttcatcattttatttttatatgtgtattcatttttatttatagtttgaattatatataaaaaatatattaacctCATAATTTCTagattatattaatatttacataaaaaaatagaccaaataaaaaataaaaatattttgttcatgttcaaaaaaattaaaaaatatattccttaatagggtaaattattttaaaaattattttatcctatatttatataataaaaaattagtataaaaaaatacatatatacaaccacacaaaatgttatataatatatatatttcttaaaaaaatcaaaattttaAACATGCAATTAAATGATATggtaaattatatattattaatataaagtatttttttattattttaggtacttataaatttgaaaaaaaattataagttAAAATATGATCTAATAAAATCCTTAACacatttcgtttttttttttttttgagggGGGGGGGCTAACttgattttatattttattatcttatCGATTATATTAGtgaaaaaaacagaaaatataacaataacaataataataataatagcaataataatgacaaaataataataataataatagcaatagcaataataacaattatcATAGAATAAcctattttataaaataagaacAAATCTACTAGCTATGCTAACCAATactataatgaaaaataacaaaaaaaaaataataatttttgtttaataaaatttgatattaaattgaaattttttattttttcacttaaattttaattaaaaaaaaaaaaaaaaataaactaaaatatttatattgcaATTATAGATTTATATTATGTACAAATACAACAATAATATAACTGgctatataaatatgcatattattatatatatacttaaataaatgcatgtcattttttttttcttaccCTTTTTTTTAGCACCCCCCTTTTCAATAAactatgaaataaaaaaaaaataaaaatagctatatgaaaaatgaaacaatTACATGACAATAcatatcatttattatataataataacaataaaaaaacagATTTTTGTACGTTTTTGTAAGCTTTTATAGGTTTTTTTCAAAGATATAAGCATTTTGtttatgtataatttttaggttaaatgatatatataacttatatttttattggaTGTTATAttactcaaaaaaaaaatatatatatatatacatatacatgatttattattttattttttttatgcattatatatgatatttttttgtcattttttttatgtaagcTATATTCTTATATACCCCAAATAtgcttatttatttatatgttgtaaacgtttatttttttgaataataatttaaatacacAAATAATCagacatataaataatatacatatattgttattatgtatattacTTATTTGTTTCGCCActttatatatgcaatataaatataaatataaatatgcaatataaatataaatatacaatataaatatacaatacAGAATATACAATATACAATGTACACTTGCATATTTACACTTGCATATGCAATgtcaaaaataattttacatTCATAGGAAAGGAATATCCACAAAGTTAACATTGTAcataatttgtttttaatttttattttcgaaTTTTGCAtcattgtaatttttttagatttataaaatatataatccgtaatttataattttcattttgtaaAGTTATATAGCTTGTTTAATAATGAACCATATActacatatgcatatatataaacataattCTACGATTCTGCTTATAACACTATATTTAAATACATGATGCTATTTTGCATATTTAAACATGTTTCAACTTGATTTGTAAAAGATATTATGATGTTTGTGTgcaacatatattaataatagcTTTATTCGATATAtctatttaaataatttatttattttgtacaaaaattataaactGTGGTACAtgtattactatttatttgtagatatactaattattttatttttcgtcttttttttttttaattaattatatatgtattgttTTAGTAGTATTTAGTATATTCCAGAaataagttttattttaatcatatataataatttttttttttttttttttatatattattttattatatatacaacgttatataatttttacaattttgcTAAATTGGAATTCTATATCTATCAAATTGAAGGATCATCATTTTGCAAACAAATTTATCTTTTTAATGGAAAGAGAAAAGAGCACAAATAGTATGCAGTGTGATATGTATACATGTAGtatgatatgcatacatGCCCGTATTTATTACTGTACATTATGCATTTGCAAATAATGTTTAAATTGTAGTGTAAAAATGCAACGTcgtttataaataaatggtaaaaatagtgaaatagtaaaaatagcaaaatagtgaaatagtaaaaatagcaaaatagtgaaatagtaaaaatagcaaaatagtgaaatagtaaaaatagtgaaatagtaaaaatagtgaaatagtaaaaatagtgaaaaaataaaaatagtgaaaaaatcaaaatagcTTAGAATATATTTTCGCTTTATATACTAAATTGTTTCACACCCAACATTCCTATTTTAtggaattataataataaaccaACTATACATACAGTCATGtatttatctatatataattatatatatatgcacaaaaatatatcctagtattatttatatatatacatgagatgtgaatatttattaagtATAATTTTcctatcattttttaatttatttttcatttttttttttaatttatcatcaTATTCATTGTACAcatgtaataaaatattaagttTGTATTTAACTGTACATTtgtttattcatttattcattcattaatttattatacatttatttatcatttatttatttatcatttatttatttatcatttatttatttatttattatatatttatttattatacatttatttattatatattgctACGTATTATTAGTTAGTTTTGCCTtaaaatagtgaaaatatattaccaaagcaaatgaaaaaaaatataatacgtacatacatacatacatgcatacataataaataattatacatatgcttatgtaaaaaattttagtatttaattttatttgttaggttttatttatatagagATTATTTTATGTATCATAATCCAAGGAactataaatttaataataacaaaaaaaactgggaataataaaatattttgcatacaataataatactaaatAAAAGATTATCTctttaaattcatatataatgtgCATTTTAATGTTTATGTATATTTGATTATTCAAgcttatatgttaataaattagTGATACTTATTGTAATATACTacatatacatgcatacatgtGAAGATATATTTCCccattttgttattttcatttttatcaagtatacatacatacatataacaTTTCGATGTAACGTTTTTCTTTTAAAGAGCGATAAAATTCACATCATcacatgtatataatatatgtatttatttatgtatgtataaggatgtatattcatataatacaattttatgtATATCTTTCATCACATTTAATTAACACATAATAcctaattttcattttttatatcataattcttttttttattcttattcttttttttattcttattcttattcttatttttattttttattttttattttttatatttttatttatgtgtgctattattttataattaggacaaattttatttatatatattaaaaaaaaaaaaaaaaaaaaaaaaaattaaattcaTACATTTTTTAGATTGTATATACTTGtgcttatttatatacatgcatataatatatatgtatatatatatatatgcatataatatatatatgtatgtatgtgtgtgtatatatatcttCTATTCCTATATGTAAACGTTCTTTATCTTTTTCTTCATCTTTATCTTTTTCTTCATCTTcatctttatattttatttaaggAGTTGCAAAAATAAGatcattattaaaataattatgtaaaattaaattaatttaaaaaattatatatatgtacatttttatttttacaaatatattcaaagtttttatttttatttttatttttatttttattcacatGAAGATCGATACATTAATTTGTACTTCCCCATAagtacatgtatatatattatccatcattttatttatttttttatatttatttgtattatatataagaaTTTGAAACTTTGATTATATTACGtcttttagttttttttattgtgcatatgtatatataggaaaaaatgaatatatcaaatatttCTGAACAATCTGAGCAAGGAAGCTTAAATAATAGTAACGTTAGTATTtctgaaaataaaaataatttatttataataaatgataatgGAAGCTTTattgatgataataatattgtagAAGATGATTGTATAACTCCGAAagatgatgatgaaaatatgaattctaaaaaaaaaaaaaaaaatgatactataaatgaagataaaaataaaaataaaaataataatacaataaatgGAAGGACTGTTCCACATTATGATTCAAATGCTACTACCCGAAATGtaataacaaattttatttctAATAGACAACATTTTAATGAACATAACAATAGCATAACTAACCCTTTTAAAAATTCGAATAACGTTATGGTTGATTCTAATAACGTTATGGTTGATTCTAATAACGTTGTGGTTGATTCTAATAACGTTGTGGTTGATTCTAATAACATGATGGTTGATTCGAATAACgttaataattatgaaaatctTATAAGAAGTGAAAATGGTTCATCACATATTAAAATGATTCCTTCCAATGTTCCACAAACAaatcaatataatataaatgttatctCGGATCCAATAAATTGCTCCGTAATATCTAATATGAATCTAGCACTTACCCCAATTCAAGAgattaatgaa comes from the Plasmodium yoelii strain 17X genome assembly, chromosome: 6 genome and includes:
- a CDS encoding kelch domain-containing protein, putative, translated to MNIINYLYSKSKNIYNRNINAYNYNNIENENLISHFSDNNNNNYSNNSHSSKSSAHTLVVSDRNFDRHVKKKNEHAEDSQEEYNERNETMASYLNKSGNIRDSKKKKKIINSIRNNSKLYIRNSNINNDKNDKNDKNNNNKILQHNSGIEKMSSNIENSKLCYEFNIYNIGFDKKVYKNRCDGVCVLNDNIYIFDKIKKCIYLYTPYNNVWYIFLDIYEEISIKKNNSDITNMYDMKNINEKQYVLHKYVNNISFLNYTDMVYLNDYLFIISSNSQFMNICKVNINNMNTLFGAIVIASSEKKKSNNSDINSDEKKKKEHIMKFGKNNNDASSRSYNKQCVKNKHGDLLINKTDIEGSYNSELSMYNYDMENCKTGKNCKTGKNCKNCKNCKNYKNGKNCISGISGKNEGMDSGKEKGEGEISDEYIYVSGISKFDEFFDDEKNENSKKQIIKARDYFSLCSVNEKLCSLIYLFGGKGNTIKEKNEYIDIIYNDLYVYDFYMNKWIELHECTSDNVDDKYEINEEYYEHVHVENSNLHDHVNNYENFTNSNEGHKLYDFNVECYESFIPSEKNGGSGENGGDGGRVNKKDKLSVCEKNSNNMNSPTITTIKEYYSTKNLGGNKNEHYIDEQLFSGLEISNNVSKKKKKKNSIEEYNKNNTDQDDNNNDNNKDKDKDKDNLYNLIFDSISILSDGKSNNCLGNSSNVDLGSVGNSNASGEVKNGEVKNGDVKNDQVKVSCISCRKNGKCKYICEIIKKNIKIKKVKWLGRRAGHTCNYYKNNLYIFGGINYYSFNKNKINLNFCNNLFLYNIESNTCFEIIGKGNIPEKRYRHSSIIINDYMFIIGGECKNSTLPKNDLFFYNFENSVWSEIIINSTIGSHALYKSIWLENFGSIYMFGASILRFTKKDFQYTPSYKNNSSKEKILNKKK